The Cyanobacteriota bacterium genome has a window encoding:
- a CDS encoding ATP-binding cassette domain-containing protein, whose protein sequence is ADRRFQAAGTLSGGERQMLAMGKALMLKPSLLLLDEPSAALSPILVSNVFEQIQQINQRGTAIVLVEQNARMALKMADRGYVLEAGRDRFTGSGVELLNDPKIGELYLGVSRVYKESTPD, encoded by the coding sequence AGCCGATCGACGTTTCCAGGCAGCAGGGACTCTTTCAGGTGGTGAACGTCAGATGTTAGCGATGGGTAAGGCATTAATGCTGAAGCCGAGCTTGCTCCTACTTGATGAGCCATCAGCAGCCTTGTCGCCCATCTTGGTTAGCAATGTGTTTGAGCAGATTCAGCAGATTAATCAGCGCGGCACTGCAATTGTTCTCGTTGAGCAAAATGCTCGCATGGCGCTAAAAATGGCAGATCGTGGCTATGTGTTAGAAGCAGGCCGCGATCGGTTTACAGGTTCTGGGGTTGAGCTGCTAAACGATCCGAAAATAGGTGAACTGTACCTAGGTGTTAGTCGTGTATATAAGGAATCTACACCAGATTAA